From the Mycobacterium sp. 155 genome, the window CCGCTGTCCTCGAGCCGGACCTGGACATCGGCGAAGTACACGTCGTCACCCTGCACCAGCAGCTCGACCGCGAACACGCCGCGCCCGCCCAGGGAGTTGACGATGCGCGCGGCGATGGACTTCGCGCCGTCCATGGCTGCCGGTGTGAGTCGCTGCGGCTGCCACGCTTCCAACACGTCATCGTCGCCCTCGCGATGACCGATCGGCTCACAGAAGTGCATGCCTGGGCCTGCGGGCCCGGTAGTGCGGATAACCAGCAGGGTGATCTGGTGCTCCACCTCGACCACAGACTCGGCCAGCACCCGTTGAACGCCGCCCGAGGAGGTAGCGCGCTCCCAGGCCGGCTCGATATCGTCGGGGCGCAGGAGCACCGATTGTCCGGTACGACACGGTCCTGCCACCGGCTTGACCAGCAACGGGTAACCGGCGTGCTCGGCGACGGCCTCGAGCTCATCGACCGACCCGGCGAACCAGAACGGCACCGTCGGCAAACCCAGTTCTTCGGAAGCCAGGCGCCGCAGGCCTTCCCGGTCCTGGCTGAGTCGGATACCGCGCGGCGTCGGCAGCACCTCGCTGTCACCCGTCTCGGCGACCGCGATCAACGCGTCCGCGGCGACTGCCCCCGATTCGGTCACCACATAGTGCGGACGTTCCCGCTTGATCAGCGCGGTGAGTTCTTCGGTGTCGTCCCCCCGGTCCACGGCAACGACGGCCACGCCCAGCCGCTCGAACGCAAGCGCGAGCTCGCGGCCGGACTCACCTGCGCCCAGCATGAGCACCGTAGGCCGACGCGCCACGGGTGGCGCGGGCTCTTGGGGCTCGGGCTCGGCTTCTGCCGTCGTCTCTGCCGCCGGCGGGGTGTCGGGATCCACCACCTCCGGCTCCGGCTGCTCTACCGCCTCCCGAACAGCGGAGGTTTCCTGCTCCGATTCGGCTTCTTCCAGGGCTGCGTCAATCGAGTCACTCATCGCGTCCCCCAGCCTGCCAGATCGTCATCCGACACGATGGTCGATATAGCACCAACGCCAGCTCTCGCCGGGTTCGGCCGAGCGCATGACGGCGTGACCGCTCTGCTTGAAGTGCGCGGTGGCGTGTTGGTGCGGGCTGGAATCGCAGCAGCCGACGTGCCCGCACGTGATGCACATCCGCAGGTGAGCCCAGTTGTTCTCACCGTCCTCCGCGCATTCCTGACACCGCCCAGGAGTTGTCGGTTCGGGTTCGTCCACGGCAGCGGCAAGGTGCTCACACGTCTCGGGCACCGCGTTCGGCTCCTGCCGGCGTGATCTCCTCAACATGTTGATCAAGGATAGGAGCCGGACGCGAAGGAGGATCGACGACGTGGGTGTCTCACTCTTGGCAGCCTTGGTGGTCTCTGTGCTGCTGGCCGCCCTGGCTCGCCGCTGCGACATTTCGGCGCCGCTGGCACTGGTGGTGGCAGGGCTGGCCGCGAGCGCGATCCCGGTTCTCCACGACGTCCACCTCGATCCCCAGCTGGTGCTGTACGTCATCCTGCCCCCGCTGCTGTGGTCGGCCGGGCTGGAGAGCAGCTACCTGGCAATGCGCAAGAACATCAGAACCATCGGCCTGCTGGCGATCGGACTGCCGCTGGCCACCACGCTGGTCGTCGGGGTCGTGGCGTTCCACACCGTGCCCGAGCTCACCATCCCCGCAGCACTCACGCTCGGTGCGATCGTGGCCCCTCCCGACGCCGTGTCGGCGACGGCGATCGGCCGCCGCCTGGGCCTGCCGCGCCGCATCATGACGCTGCTCGGCGGGGAGAGCCTGCTCAACGACGCCACCGCGCTGACCGCCTACAAGGTGGCGCTCGCCGTTGCGGTGGGCGGCGAGATCGGGTCGTCCTCGGTTTGGCAGCGCGGCCTGAGCACCTTCGCCCTGGCCGCGGTCGGCGGCATCGTGACCGGCATCACGCTGGGCATGGTCGTGCACTACATCCGTACCCGGCTCGACGATCCGCTCGCGGAAAGCGCCATCGGCCTGGTGGCACCGTTCACGATCTACCTCGTGGCCGAGGAAGTGCACGGCTCCGGGGTGATCGCGGTGGTCGTGGCGGCCCTGCTGCTCGGGCAGCGCGAGACCGAGGCCGGCTACGCGACCCGGCTGCAGGACAACGCGGTGTGGAAAGCGTTGCAGCTGGTGCTCGAGTCATTCGCGTTCTTCCTGATCGGGCTGCAGCTGCCCAAAGTGATCGGCGAACTCACCGGAATCTCGGCGGCCACGCTGGCGATCTCGTCGGCGGCGGTGCTCTTGGCGGTGATCATGGTGCGGATCGTCTGGGTGTACTGCTTCGCGTACCTTCCGCGGCTGCTGTCCGAGAAACTGCGGGCCCGCGAGCCCGCGCCTACTCCCGGCCAGGTGTTCATCCTCGCCTGGGCCGGCATGCGCGGCGTGGTGTCACTGGCCGCGGCGTTCGCGGTCCCGGCCACGACGCTGTCCGGCGCCCCGTTCCCCGGCCGCCCGCAGCTGGTGTTCCTCACCTTCGTCGTGGTGGTCGGAACCCTGCTCCTGCACGGCCTGACCCTGCCGTGGTTCATCAAAGTGCTCGGGGTGCAAGGCAATGAGGCCCACGCCGATGCGATCGCCACCGCGGCCGCCCAGGACCGGGCGGCCAGAGCCGCCGCCGACCGGCTCGACGAGCTGTTGGCCGAAACGCCTCCCGGCGCCGACGTGCCGGAACGGGCCGGTGAGATCCTGCGAGCCTGGAACACCAGGCGCCGCAACGCCGCCTGGGAACAACTGGGCCGCGACGACGCCGATATCGGAGAGAGCCCCACCTCGGCGTTCCGCCGGTTACGGTTGGAAATGCTTGCCGCCGAACGAAAGACATTCGTCGCCGAGCGCGACGCCGGTCACATCGACGACGAGGTGCTCCGCACCGTGCTGCGCGGGCTCGACCTGGAAGAGGCGACGCTGAACCGGGATTGAGGAGACTGTCCTGGTTCGCGGTGCTGAGCCGGCAGCAGCCATCGCGTCATTTTCGGAGAAGTTGTTCTTGGTCTCCACCGATCACCCCGGCCCGCACGAGCAATAACAAGCTGACCACCAGCACCCAGGCCGGGAACACCAGACCCAGCCACAGCGAAACGTCAGCGGCGATCAACAGTGCCGCCGCCATCGCATAGGTGCTCCAAACCAGCCAGCGCGGCATCAATCCCGTCTTGAGCCAGATAGTGGCTAGCGAGATCATGAAAACCGCACCCATCCGGACGGCATAGGTCTTGCTGAACGCAACCAGCAGCATGGTCGCGAAAGCCACCACCTCGGTGCGGGCCGACTGATCGGACACGTGTGTGCTGCTGTGCGCCAACGCCATTCCCACCGACATCGAGGCGAACACCATGGCCAGGAACAGCAGGCCGCTACCGAGGAACACCGACGCGAAGAATTTGTCCTCGTAGTGTCCGAAGCCGTCGCGCACCACACCGATGAACCACAGGAAAGCGATACCGGCGAACGGCATGAGTGCCGAGGCCAACCGGATGTGCACGCTGCCGGTGACGGTCCATTGGGTACCGGGCGCATCGCCCTCCGGCAGCGCCGACCAGATCATCACGACGGCGGTGCCGAACAGCAGCGCGAACAACACGCCGGCCAAGGCGGCCGCGCGCGGCGTCGACAATCGGTGCAGATGCTGCTGGATCACCGCGTCATACTGGCACGGCTCAGGGTTGGCCGGGCAGCAATCTGACCATCAGGCCGTTGGCCTCGGCGAGCAGATTGCCATCGGGGTCACGTAATTCGGCGTTGACGAATGCCTTGCGCCCCTCGGCCTCCCGGACCCAGCCGCGGGCGGTCAGGACCGTGTCGATCGGTGTCACCTTGCGGTAGTCGACATGCAGGAACGCGGTGCGGCTGATCGGTCGTCCGGCCGCGTGGATCACCATGCCGAACACCGAGTCGAACAACAGTGGCAGCACCCCGCCGTGCACGGCGTAGTTGCCGCCTACGTAGTAGCGGCCGAATTCGACCTGCAATTCGACGCCCTCGGGGTCGAACTTGCGGACCGTCCACGGCGGCATCAGCAGGCTGCCCGCACCTAGCAGCGACGGCACTCGATTGGCCGGGCCGACTCCCTCGGCCGCCTCATACGGCGCGAGCAACTTGACGAGTTCCTCGACCCGGTCGGCGGCCTCGTCCCAGACGTCACCGTCCGGGTTGGCCGACACCGCGAGATCCTGCGCGCGGCGCATCGCGGCTACGAACCGACCGAAGCCCGGTCCGGGGTCGGCGGGCGTGAATACCGGGAAACCGCCATGCTGTTCGACGTAGGGATTCGGCCCCGTCACTTCGCAGCCAGGATGTCGCGTCGCACGATCGTCTGGTCGCGGCCTGGGCCCACGCCGATGCACGAAACATGCGCGCCGGCAAGCTCTTCGAGCCGCAGCACGTAGTCCCGCGCCTTGGCGGGCAGGTCGGAGAACTCACGCGCGGTCGAGATGTCCTCCCACCAACCGGGCAACTCCTCGTAGATCGGCTCGGCGCGGTGAATGTCGCTCTGCGTCATCGGCATCTCGTCGGTGCGCTTGCCGTCGACCCTGTAGCCGACACACACCGGCACGGTCTCCAGGCTCGAGAGCACGTCGAGTTTGGTCAGGAAGTAGTCGGTGATGCCGTTGACCCGAGTGGCGTAGCGGGCGATGACGGCGTCGAACCAGCCGCAGCGCCGGGCCCGGCCGGTGGTGACCCCGACTTCACCGCCGGTCTTGGCGAGGTAGGCGCCGTGGTCGTCGAACAACTCGGTCGGGAACGGACCCGACCCGACGCGCGTCGTGTACGCCTTGAGGATTCCCAGCACGGTGGTGATGCGGGTGGGGCCGATGCCGGAGCCCACCGCGGCACCGCCGGAAGTCGGGTTCGACGACGTCACGAACGGATAGGTGCCGTGGTCCACGTCGAGCAAGGTGCCCTGCGAACCCTCCAGCAGCACGGTCTCACCACGCTCCAAGGCCTGGTTGAGCAGCAGGCGGGCATCGGCGACACGGTGCTTGAAACCTTCGGCCTGGGTAAGCAGGTTCTCGACCACCTCGGCCGGCTCGAGCGCCTTGCGATTGTAGATCTTGACCAGCACCTGGTTCTTGAATTCCAGTGCGGCCTCGATCTTTTCGGCCAGCAGTTTCTCGTCGAGCACGTCGGCGACCCGGATGCCGATGCGGGCGATCTTGTCCTGGTAGCAGGGACCGATCCCGCGGCCCGTGGTGCCGATCTTCTTGCTGCCCGCATACCGCTCGACGACCTTGTCGATCTCGACGTGATACGGCATCAGCAGGTGCGCGTCAGCCGAGATCAACAGCCCCGAAGTGTCCACCCCGCGGTCCTCAAGACCGGAGAGCTCGGCGAGCAGTACCCGTGGATCCACCACCACACCGTTGCCGATGACGTTGGTGACACCGGGTGTGAGGATGCCCGAGGGGATGAGGTGCAGGGCGAAGTTCTCCCCGGTGGGCAACACCACGGTGTGTCCCGCGTTGTTGCCGCCCTGGTATCGAACGACCCATTGCACGCGACCACCGAGTAGATCGGTGGCTTTACCTTTGCCCTCGTCGCCCCACTGGGCGCCGATAAGGACGATTGCCGGCATGGCGTAATCTCCCGCTATCTCCGCGTCTTAAGTGGCGCAGCCGGTAGGTCACCTTATCCCAGCACACGCGAGGAGCCCACATTTTGCCCAACCGGACGCGCGATATACCCGATGTCGCCGTCTTCGGCCGCACCGCGCTCCCTCCACTTCGCGGCCTGCCGACCATCGAACTCGACGCCGTGGCAGCCCAGCGCCGGATCATCGTCACAGGTACGAAAGCCGAGCTAGCGGCCGTGTTGACCGCGTTACTGCGGTCCGACCGGCTGGACGTCGAGGTCGCGTACACCACCGGTTACTGGTCGGCGCGACGCGCACTGCGCGCCCCGGCACGGCGGGTACCGCTGATCCGCGATGAGACCGGCTCGGTGATCGTGGCGGCGGCCCAATGGTGCGGCATCGACGGCCACGCGCTGCACGGCGAGGCCGTGGTGGACGATCATCTGCTGTTCGACGGCGAGGTCCCGGGGGTGCGCGTGGAACCTACCCTGACCATGCCGGGACTGCGCGCGGCCGTGCTCACCGAACGCGGGCGTCCGCAGACCTGGGTGACCGGGCGGGCCGCGCAGCTGGGCACCATGGGCGCGCAACTCACCCGCGACGGCGTGGTGGCGCCGCGCAAGGTCCGGCGTTCCACGTTCTACCGGCATACCGAGGGCTGGCTGAAGGTCGGCTGACCGGCACAGCAACCGGTAGCGTCGAATCGTGAACATCCGTCCGCTGCATCAGTCGGTGCGACCGAGCCCGGTTTTCCTGGCCGTCGTGGCCATCACCGTGGCAGGCGGGGTGATCGCCTGGCTCGCCGGCGACATCGTGCGGCCACTGTCTTACGCGGGCGTGTTCGTGCTGGTGGTGGCCGGCTGGCTGGTGTCGCTGTGCCTGCATGAATTCGGGCACGCCTTCACCGCGTGGCGGTTCGGCGACCACGACGTCGCGGTGCGCGGCTACCTGACCCTCAATCCGCTCAAGTATTCGCATCCCATGCTTTCGCTGGGGCTGCCGGTGCTGTTCATCGCGCTCGGCGGGATCGGGTTTCCCGGCGGGGCGGTCTACGTGCGGACGTCGTGGATGACGGCCCGCCAACGAACCTTGGTCAGCCTGGCCGGCCCGGCGGCCAACCTGGCGCTCGCGGTGCTGCTGCTCGGAGCCACCCGGTTGTTCTACGCCCCTGCCCACGGCGTGTTCTGGTCCGGGCTGGCGTTCCTGGGTTTTCTGCAGGTCACCGCACTCGTGCTGAATCTGCTGCCGATCCCGGGGCTCGACGGCTACAACGCCCTGGAACCCCACCTGAGCCCAGACACGCAACGCGCGCTGGAACCGGCCAAGCAGTGGAGTTTCTTCATCCTGCTGATCCTGCTCATCACACCGACGCTCAACCGGTGGTTCTTCGGCCTCGTCTTCTGGGCCTGCGAATTGTCCGGGGTGCCGAGATCCCTGATGCAGATCGGCGGGCAGCTAACCCGGTTCTGGTCGGCCTGGATGTAACGGACGACCGGCCTAGAGGTCTGCCAGGACACTGCGCAGCGCGATGGTGAGATCGTCGCGGTTCTCAGAATAAAACGGGCCGATACCGTCGCCCAGCAGCATGCGCAGCCGGGCAACACCGTGGGCGCGGACCGGCCGTGGCCCCTCCAAGCGCTGTCGCACTTCGTTGATCAGGTCGACGGCCGATATGACGCTGCTGCGGTGCATCGGTATCCGGGACGCGAAGAACACCGGCTCTGCGTGCACTTCCTTCAGCACACGGCGCAGCGTGGCCGCCAGCGCGCGACGGTGACCCTCGGAGGTCAGCCGCACGATGTGCATCGCCAGCGGACTGCCGGGTTCAACAGACACGCCGTCGATCAATTGCTGGTCGTAGCACCAGGCAAACAGGCGGGCGGTCAGGCGGACGATCACCGACCCGCCGAAGGCGTTGGCATAAGTCATAGCGACGAGGACAACGAGCCGCTGCCACCCACAATTCCGGAAACGCGGCAAAGGTGACTGACTCGCCACCCCTCGACGGACGTGACACTTGCGACATATGCGATTATGCGCATATATTGCTTTTATGGGAGCCGGTCACGATCACAGCCACTCACCGGACACCAAGATCAGCCGAATGGCCGCCGCCGCTGCTATCTTGTCGATCTTCTTCGTCGTCGAACTCGCCACCGCACTGACCATCAACTCCATTGCGCTGCTGGCAGACGCCGGACACATGCTGACCGACCTGGTCGCCATGTTCATGGGCCTGACGGCGGTATTGCTCGCCCGGAAGGGCAGCGCTTCGCCGGCCCGGACATACGGCTGGCACCGCGCCGAAGTGTTCACCGCCGTCGCCAACGCCGCACTACTGCTCGGCGTCGCGGGGTTCATTCTCTACGAAGCGTTCGAGCGGCTCGGTCACGCGCCCGAGGTTCCCGGCGTGCCGATGATCGTCGTCGCACTCGTCGGCCTGGTGGCCAACGCCGTCGTGGTGTTCATGCTCCGCTCGCACTCCAAGGACAGCCTCGCCGTCAAGGGCGCCTACATGGAGGTGGTGGCTGACACGGTTGGCAGCATCGGGGTACTGATCGCCGGGATTGTCACGGTCACCACCGGGTGGCCGTACGCCGACGTGGTGGTCGCAGTGCTGGTGGCGCTGTGGGTGCTGCCCCGGGCGATCTCGCTGGCCCGCGCGGCCTTGCGCATCCTGAGCGAGTCCTCTCCCCGCCACATCGACGTCGAAGAGCTGCGTCGCGCACTGGGCGGGGTCAACGGCGTCACCGGCGTGCACGACCTGCACGTGTGGACGCTGGTACCGGGCAAGGACATGGTCACCGCGCACCTGACCAGCACCGTCGATGCCGCAACGGTGCTCGACAAGGCGCGCGCAGTGTTGACCGCACGCGGTCTGGAACACGCCACGGTGCAGGTGGAAACACCGGACAGCGCCGGGGACTGCCCCTGCGAATCGACCTGGTGACGGCCTAGGCCAAACCGAGTTCGGCGCGGGCCGACGGATCGCAGTCGTCGAGCAAGTCCAGGCACCGCTGGAACTCGTCGGTCTCGCCGATATCGTCGGCAGCCCGCGCCAGCGCCGCGACACAGCGCAGAAACCCCTGGTTCTGCTCATGGCCGAACGGCACCGGGCCGAAACCCTTCCAGCCGTTGCGACGCAGCTGATCGAGCCCACGGTGATAACCGGTACGGGCATAGGCATAGGCGGTGACCGCCTTGTCGTCCTCGAGCGCGCCCTCGGCCAGTACGGCCCACGCGATGGACGCCGACGGATGCGCGGCTGCCACCACGGCGGGCTTCTCCCCCGCGGCGAGTTCGTCCTCGGCCTCCGGGTCGCCCGGGAGCAACACCGGTTCCGGTCCTAGCAGATCACCCATCCGCGTCATGGCCCTATTGTGCACCGCCGTTCCGCGCGCCGACCGATAAGCTCCACCGGTAGCGACGTACGGGAGGACCTCAGCAGGGATGTCGAATCCATCGGAGCCGGACGACGTCGGTACGCCGGGGCGCGCCGACGACCAGACCGAGCAGATGAGGGTGGACCCCGAATCCGAGCCGGCCACCGAGATCATCGGCTCGGCGACCGCCATGACAGAAGCAGTACAGCAACACGAAGAACGGCGGTTCACCGCACCGTCGGGCTTCGACGGCTCGACGCAGAAGATCGACACTCCGCCGGACCCCGAGACCGAGGTGTTCGCCCCGCCGACCGCAAAAGCCGCGGCGCCCCAGATGATTCCGCCACGCGAAGGAGCACCCCAGCCGACCTCAGCGCAGGCGCCGTCGCGGCGCAGCTGGGGCTGGGTGATCGCGGTGCTGCTGGTGATCGCCGCACTGGTGGCCATCGCGATCCTGGGCACCGTGCTGCTCACCCATAATTCCGCGTCGGCGCAAAACGACGAGGTACACACCTCCATCGAAAACGTCGACGCCGCCGGGTAGCCGGCTCCTGCCCAATTGCCGGCTCAGCCGGCGGTCACACTGCGGCCCGCGCTGTGCAGGTCGTTACAGGCGTCGATCACGCGGTCGGTCATGGAGGCCTCGGCCTTTTTGAGGTAGTTGCGCGGGTCGTAGGCCTTCTTGTTACCGACCTCACCATCGACTTTGAGAACACCGTCGTAATTGGTGAACATGTGCGCGGCGATCGGGCGGGTAAAGGCGTATTGCGTATCGGTGTCGACGTTCATCTTGACCACGCCGTACTTCAGCGAATCCTCGATCTCGGACTTGAGCGACCCCGAGCCACCGTGAAAGACGAAGTCGAAAGGCTTCGAGCCGATAGGCAACCCGAGCATTTCCGCGGCCACCCGCTGCCCCTCGGCCAGTACCTCCGGCTTGAGCACCACGTTGCCAGGCTTGTATACGCCGTGCACGTTGCCGAACGTCGCGGCCAGCAGGTACCTGCCCCGCTCACCAGCACCCAGCGCATCGATGGTCTTTTCGAAGTCCTCCGGGGTGGTGTACAGCTTGTCGTTGATCTCGGCTTCGACGCCGTCCTCCTCGCCGCCGACCACGCCGATCTCCACCTCGAGGATGATCTTGGCGGCCGCCGACAGTTTCAGCAGATCCTGCGCGATGGCCAGGTTCTCGTCGATCGGCACTGCCGAGCCGTCCCACATGTGCGACTGGAACAGCGGATTGAGCCCGGCGCCCACCCGCTCGGCCGAGATCGCCAGCAGCGGCCGCACATAGGTGTCCAGCTTGTCCTTCGGACAGTGATCGGTGTGCAACGCGACGGTGATCGGATACCTGTCGGCGATCACGTGGGCGAATTCGGCCAGCGCAACCGCGCCGGTGACCATGTCCTTGATGCCGAGGCCTGAGGCGAACTCGGCGCCACCGGTGGAGAACTGGATGATGCCGTCACTGCCCGCGTCCGCGAAACCCTTGATGGCCGCGTTGACGCTCTCCGACCCGACACAGTTGATCGCCGGGAACGCGAACGAGTGCTCCTTGGCCCGGCTCAGCATCTCTGCGTAGACCTCGGGAGTGGCGATGGGCATGGCGGTCCTTTCCAGTCCCATTGCTGTTGTTTACGGCGCGGGTTCTCGCAGGTGCGGGCCGGTAGCAGGACACAGGTACCCTTGGGACTCGTGATCGACACCGCCATCCCAGAGGTTACGACCAATCTGGCGCTGATGCCGAGCTTTATGGATCCGGTCAACCTCATCGGATTCTTCGGCACATGGGCGCTGGTGGGCATCCTGGTCGTGGTGTTCGTCGAGTCGGGCGTGCTGTTCCCGGTCCTGCCCGGCGACTCACTGTTGTTCGTCGCGGGCATGCTCGCGGCGGGTACGGCGGCCCGCGGAACCGACGTCGACGCCAACTTCCAGCTGTGGCAGCTGCTGGTGTTCATCCCGCTGGCGGCGATCCTCGGCGGCCAGGTCGGGTACTTCATCGGGCGCACCATCGGGACGTCGATGTTCAAGCCCAACGCCCGGGTACTCAAGCAGAAATACCTGGACGAGGCACACGCTTTCTTCGAGCAGCGTGGGCCATTCGCCATCGTGATCGCGCGTTTTGTGCCGATCGTGCGGACACTGGCCCCGATCACCGCCGGCGCGGCCAAGATGCGCTATTCGGTGTTCACGACGTTCAACGTTCTGGGTGCGGTGGTGTGGGGAATCGGCCTCGTCCTACTGGGCTACTGGTTGGGCCAGTTCCAGATCATCCAGAAGCTGCTGGAACCGATCTTCATCGTCATCGTGCTGGCCTCGGTCGCGCCGATGTTCTTCGAGTGGCTCAAGCGCCGCCGGGCGGCGCAGAACGCCACCGAGACCCCTTAAGTCCAACACGTGCGCGGACAGTGAGTCCCTACTCGTCCGCGTTGTCCGCGGCGTCCGCCAAGGTGTACGCGGCCTCCATCAGCATCCAGCCCGACACCTGCACCGACATGTCCCGCTCGGGAATCGCGGAGGCATTGACCGCACCTTCGACGAGCTCGGCTTCCTGACCCGCAGCCGTCGGGACTTCGGCGCTGCGGTCCCAGAACGGTCCGAACAACGGCAGACCGTCGACCGTCTGGCGGTAATCCCATGCCGATTCGGCAGATTTCAGAACCACTGACCGAGCGGTGTCGCGCGCAGCTGCATCATCGGCGGTCTCCCCCGGCAGCGTCGTCGCCACGAGCGCGAGATAACGCGCCAGGATGCCGTTGAACAGCCCACCGTCCCCGCCACCGGCGCCTTTGATGACACCGTCCTCGGTCATCTCTTTGGCGACCGCCGCGACCAGCCGGCGCACGCGCTCGGCGTGCCGGGTGTCTTGGGTGCGGGCCGCGAGCTCGACTTCAAGCCCGAGCACGACGCCCTGGCAGTAGGTGTACTGGGCCCGCACCAGCGAACCGGCCTTGATCCCGTCGAACACCAGATGGGTTTCCGGGTCGATCAGGGTGTCGTCAATCCAGTCCGCCATCTGTTGGGCCCGGCGCAACCGATCGTCGTAGCGGGCCAGGAAGATGCCGGCCGGGCCGTTGGCCGGGGCATTGAAGAACTGGTCCTGCTTGCGCCACGGGATCCCGCCGCCGTCCTCAGGCACCCACGCATTGACGAACTGCTCACATAGCTTCTTGAGCGCACCGGGTTGCTCGACCCCGGCCAGCCGTCCCGCTCGTTCCAAAGCCAGTGCCAGCCAAGCCATGTCGTCGTAGTAGTCGTTGGTCCACCCGGTGTTGCGCAGACGGTGCGACCGGATCTGCCGCTCGATCCTGACCTTGCGATCCGGCTGCGGATCGCGCACCTGAGCATCGACCAGGCAGTCCAGCAGATGGGCCTGCCACCAGTAATGCCAGATACCGAAATTCCGGTACTTCGGCGTCGACGGCCAGGCCACCACACCGAGTTGAGTCCCCGGCAGATACCACAGTTTGCTCAGATGCCGTTGGATGATCGCAGCTTCGGCGCTGCCCGCGCGGTTGGCCCATAGCTGATCCATGACCCAGATCCTGCCTTACCAGGCCGCCGACATGTCGGCGTGTCGAGTGATCCAGGCGTGCATGGCGATTCCGGCGGCGACCCCGGCATTGATGCTGCGGGTCGATCCGAACTGCGCGATGGACACCGTCAACGCCGCGCCGCCCTGCGCCTCCGGCGTGATGCCGGGGCCCTCCTGTCCGAACACAAGCAGGCAGTTGCGCGGTAGCTCGGTCTGTTCGAGCCGGGTCGCGCCCGGCACGTTGTCCACGGCAACGACGGTCAACCCCGCCTCGGCGGCGTAGGCGAGCAACTCCGCGGTGGTGTCGTGGTGACGCAACCGTTGATAGCGGTCGGTGACCATGGCGCCGCGCCGGTTCCACCGCCGCCGGCCGACGATGTGGACGGTGTCCACCGCGAACGCATTGGCGGTGCGCACCACCGCGCCGATGTTCGCGTCGTTGCCGAAGTTCTCGATCGCGATGTGCAGCGCATGCCTGCGGTTGTCGATGTCGGCGATGATGGCGTCGCGGGTCCAATACCGGTAGGCGTCAACAACATTGCGGGTGTCGCCGTCGCGCAGCAGTTCGGGGTCGTAGCGCGCGGCTTCATCTTCGGAGGGGGCCGGGCCCGGCCAGGGTCCGACCCCGGGTGTCTGCCCCCACTCGGTGGGGCCCAATGGCTCAGTCATGTTTCGTCCACAGCGCGGCGTGCGTACCGATGAGAACGACGGCCGGCACCGCCGCGATCAATGCCCGCACCGTGTCCCGGGTTGTGCCTCAGGTTCTGCCACGGCCGTTGCCTACCGCCTTTGTGATGACGCGCACCAGGTTTCGCGGAATCATTCGGCTGCCCGTGGTGAGCGCCTTGTAGAGCAGACCGGGCACGATGACGACCTTGCCCTTGGCGACGTCGGCCAGGCATTCGCGCACCACGTCCTCGACCTCCAGCCACATGAACGACGGCGTATTGGCCATGTCGATACCGGCTCTGGCATGGAACTCGGTACGGATGAAACCCGGGCACAGCGCGTGCACGCCCACCCCGGTTCCGGCAAGTCCGTTGGCCAGCCCTTCGCTGAAGGAGACCACCCACGCCTTGGACGCCGAATACGTCGACCCGCGGCCCGAGACTAGGCCGGCCACACTGGCCACGTTGATCACGGTCCCGCTGCCCGCCGCCACCATCGCCGGCAGGGCCGCATGCGTCAGCTGCATCACCGCGGTGACATTGACGTCCAATTGGGCCTGCAACCGGGAGAACTCGCTGGTCCAGAACTCACCGGAGGTGGCGAACCCGGCGTTGTTGACCAATACCTCTACGCCGGACCGGAGCCTGTCGGCGACCTTGGCACGGTCGGCA encodes:
- a CDS encoding cation diffusion facilitator family transporter, translated to MGAGHDHSHSPDTKISRMAAAAAILSIFFVVELATALTINSIALLADAGHMLTDLVAMFMGLTAVLLARKGSASPARTYGWHRAEVFTAVANAALLLGVAGFILYEAFERLGHAPEVPGVPMIVVALVGLVANAVVVFMLRSHSKDSLAVKGAYMEVVADTVGSIGVLIAGIVTVTTGWPYADVVVAVLVALWVLPRAISLARAALRILSESSPRHIDVEELRRALGGVNGVTGVHDLHVWTLVPGKDMVTAHLTSTVDAATVLDKARAVLTARGLEHATVQVETPDSAGDCPCESTW
- a CDS encoding DUF3151 domain-containing protein, with protein sequence MTRMGDLLGPEPVLLPGDPEAEDELAAGEKPAVVAAAHPSASIAWAVLAEGALEDDKAVTAYAYARTGYHRGLDQLRRNGWKGFGPVPFGHEQNQGFLRCVAALARAADDIGETDEFQRCLDLLDDCDPSARAELGLA
- a CDS encoding DedA family protein, which produces MPSFMDPVNLIGFFGTWALVGILVVVFVESGVLFPVLPGDSLLFVAGMLAAGTAARGTDVDANFQLWQLLVFIPLAAILGGQVGYFIGRTIGTSMFKPNARVLKQKYLDEAHAFFEQRGPFAIVIARFVPIVRTLAPITAGAAKMRYSVFTTFNVLGAVVWGIGLVLLGYWLGQFQIIQKLLEPIFIVIVLASVAPMFFEWLKRRRAAQNATETP
- a CDS encoding glycoside hydrolase family 76 protein, giving the protein MDQLWANRAGSAEAAIIQRHLSKLWYLPGTQLGVVAWPSTPKYRNFGIWHYWWQAHLLDCLVDAQVRDPQPDRKVRIERQIRSHRLRNTGWTNDYYDDMAWLALALERAGRLAGVEQPGALKKLCEQFVNAWVPEDGGGIPWRKQDQFFNAPANGPAGIFLARYDDRLRRAQQMADWIDDTLIDPETHLVFDGIKAGSLVRAQYTYCQGVVLGLEVELAARTQDTRHAERVRRLVAAVAKEMTEDGVIKGAGGGDGGLFNGILARYLALVATTLPGETADDAAARDTARSVVLKSAESAWDYRQTVDGLPLFGPFWDRSAEVPTAAGQEAELVEGAVNASAIPERDMSVQVSGWMLMEAAYTLADAADNADE
- the fbaA gene encoding class II fructose-bisphosphate aldolase, whose translation is MPIATPEVYAEMLSRAKEHSFAFPAINCVGSESVNAAIKGFADAGSDGIIQFSTGGAEFASGLGIKDMVTGAVALAEFAHVIADRYPITVALHTDHCPKDKLDTYVRPLLAISAERVGAGLNPLFQSHMWDGSAVPIDENLAIAQDLLKLSAAAKIILEVEIGVVGGEEDGVEAEINDKLYTTPEDFEKTIDALGAGERGRYLLAATFGNVHGVYKPGNVVLKPEVLAEGQRVAAEMLGLPIGSKPFDFVFHGGSGSLKSEIEDSLKYGVVKMNVDTDTQYAFTRPIAAHMFTNYDGVLKVDGEVGNKKAYDPRNYLKKAEASMTDRVIDACNDLHSAGRSVTAG
- a CDS encoding TrmH family RNA methyltransferase — its product is MTEPLGPTEWGQTPGVGPWPGPAPSEDEAARYDPELLRDGDTRNVVDAYRYWTRDAIIADIDNRRHALHIAIENFGNDANIGAVVRTANAFAVDTVHIVGRRRWNRRGAMVTDRYQRLRHHDTTAELLAYAAEAGLTVVAVDNVPGATRLEQTELPRNCLLVFGQEGPGITPEAQGGAALTVSIAQFGSTRSINAGVAAGIAMHAWITRHADMSAAW
- a CDS encoding SDR family oxidoreductase, yielding MARPVALITGPTSGLGSGFARRYARDGYDLVLVARDTARLEQLAAELHDDVGAEVEVLPADLAVAADRAKVADRLRSGVEVLVNNAGFATSGEFWTSEFSRLQAQLDVNVTAVMQLTHAALPAMVAAGSGTVINVASVAGLVSGRGSTYSASKAWVVSFSEGLANGLAGTGVGVHALCPGFIRTEFHARAGIDMANTPSFMWLEVEDVVRECLADVAKGKVVIVPGLLYKALTTGSRMIPRNLVRVITKAVGNGRGRT